One Phaseolus vulgaris cultivar G19833 chromosome 11, P. vulgaris v2.0, whole genome shotgun sequence genomic window carries:
- the LOC137820677 gene encoding putative axial regulator YABBY 2 isoform X4 — protein MNACFTVSVPYSSLLTIVTVRCGHCANLLSVNMGASLQAFPPQEPQSQKQHLSFEEPSSKELGSSSSKCNKIAAFEAVEHEQPRIPPIRPTEKRHRVPSAYNRFIKEEIQRIKASNPDISHREAFSSAAKNWAHFPHIHFGLKLDGNSQAKLDQGEAAEKSNGFY, from the exons ATGAATGCATGTTTTACT GTTAGTGTTCCTTACAGCAGTTTGCTAACCATAGTGACGGTTAGATGTGGACATTGTGCTAATTTGCTATCAGTTAACATGGGAGCGTCCCTTCAAGCATTTCCTCCTCAAGAGCCTCAg TCACAGAAACAGCACCTAAGCTTTGAAGAACCAAGCAGCAAGGAACTGGGATCCTCATCTTCAAAATGTAACAAAATAGCGGCATTTGAGGCAGTAGAGCATGAACAACCAAGGATTCCTCCCATTCGTC CTACAGAGAAGAGACATCGTGTGCCTTCTGCATATAATCGGTTCATTAA GGAGGAAATCCAAAGGATTAAGGCTAGTAATCCAGATATCAGCCACAGGGAGGCTTTCAGCTCCGCAGCCAAAAAC TGGGCACATTTCCCTCACATTCACTTTGGGTTAAAGCTGGATGGCAACAGTCAAGCAAAGTTGGACCAGGGAGAAGCAGCTGAAAAGTCCAATGGATTCTACTGA
- the LOC137820677 gene encoding putative axial regulator YABBY 2 isoform X5: MHVSVPYSSLLTIVTVRCGHCANLLSVNMGASLQAFPPQEPQSQKQHLSFEEPSSKELGSSSSKCNKIAAFEAVEHEQPRIPPIRPTEKRHRVPSAYNRFIKEEIQRIKASNPDISHREAFSSAAKNWAHFPHIHFGLKLDGNSQAKLDQGEAAEKSNGFY, encoded by the exons GTTAGTGTTCCTTACAGCAGTTTGCTAACCATAGTGACGGTTAGATGTGGACATTGTGCTAATTTGCTATCAGTTAACATGGGAGCGTCCCTTCAAGCATTTCCTCCTCAAGAGCCTCAg TCACAGAAACAGCACCTAAGCTTTGAAGAACCAAGCAGCAAGGAACTGGGATCCTCATCTTCAAAATGTAACAAAATAGCGGCATTTGAGGCAGTAGAGCATGAACAACCAAGGATTCCTCCCATTCGTC CTACAGAGAAGAGACATCGTGTGCCTTCTGCATATAATCGGTTCATTAA GGAGGAAATCCAAAGGATTAAGGCTAGTAATCCAGATATCAGCCACAGGGAGGCTTTCAGCTCCGCAGCCAAAAAC TGGGCACATTTCCCTCACATTCACTTTGGGTTAAAGCTGGATGGCAACAGTCAAGCAAAGTTGGACCAGGGAGAAGCAGCTGAAAAGTCCAATGGATTCTACTGA